In a single window of the Deltaproteobacteria bacterium genome:
- a CDS encoding radical SAM protein, whose amino-acid sequence MAEETEYVFRYPIEENAHKDKHDPLAEMIRIQLQSLLQLLSLYHKGEEVQADGFRLMNEREVIHPIFSLAGEIPEPQTQFSAQSASGQNENSSFQSVGNAELYEPRIPHLKRILESLLSVVALESNGKPVKIDGFRLKNLNHWLVPSAGDPAEVFDHLATRCDCHCRFCYLRGNPPSLALQQPKRTAEEEYDEARTRLKYFSPQRRCALFPTLGSPYEVLSHPYALDLLTELRKKTDRPLRLSTNGNKLTDEFISMLSSLKPIYLYLSLNSSSPTRRREIMGGEKPEVAIRALPLLKKREIAYAVIVVPWPFPSVKAMLDDLTETIIYADQHDAHLVEVSLPGASQFFSRPPLCNLEEIWSGVVSTIRSLREKKQIPLLVKPSMYEENLYEKRKNLPRIIGVVKNSPTAHAGLKPGDLILAINGLPVSSRPQARDILHIHHLHRGNSVKLLIQCQGDVREVELQPDHFGYPYAPEIDHHLGIIFMGAGFRPSVLENLQSLINARGARRVLFLSSALVQPVFEQTLNESSLLGGIQIHVRIPANRFFGGNIFMGDLLVVQDFVEAIREYLKQEPPPDLVVIPSSPFALGGWGRDLTGRVYTDIARAVRLPVVLLNCEPIYD is encoded by the coding sequence ATGGCCGAAGAAACCGAATATGTTTTTCGTTATCCCATCGAGGAAAATGCCCATAAAGACAAGCACGATCCTCTGGCAGAGATGATCCGTATCCAATTGCAGAGCCTTCTCCAACTGCTTTCTCTCTACCATAAAGGGGAAGAGGTGCAAGCGGATGGGTTCCGCTTGATGAATGAAAGGGAGGTCATTCATCCAATTTTTTCACTCGCCGGGGAAATCCCTGAACCTCAAACCCAGTTTAGTGCCCAGTCCGCCAGCGGACAAAATGAAAATTCATCTTTCCAAAGTGTTGGTAATGCCGAGCTTTACGAGCCCCGCATTCCTCACCTCAAGAGAATCTTAGAAAGTCTCCTGTCGGTCGTGGCCCTGGAATCAAACGGAAAGCCGGTCAAGATCGACGGCTTCCGGCTGAAGAACCTGAACCACTGGCTGGTTCCTTCTGCCGGAGACCCGGCAGAAGTTTTCGATCATCTGGCCACGCGGTGCGATTGCCATTGCCGCTTCTGCTATCTCCGAGGAAACCCTCCCTCTTTGGCCCTGCAACAGCCTAAAAGAACGGCCGAGGAGGAATATGACGAAGCTCGAACTCGTCTAAAATATTTCTCACCCCAGAGAAGGTGCGCCCTTTTCCCCACCTTAGGGAGCCCTTACGAGGTCTTATCCCATCCTTACGCCCTTGATCTCTTAACCGAACTGCGAAAAAAAACCGATCGTCCCTTGCGCCTTTCCACCAACGGGAACAAGCTGACGGACGAATTTATCTCTATGCTTTCTTCTCTGAAGCCTATCTACCTTTACCTTTCTTTAAATAGTTCCTCCCCGACGCGACGGCGAGAAATCATGGGAGGTGAGAAGCCAGAGGTAGCCATCCGGGCCCTTCCTTTACTCAAAAAAAGGGAGATCGCCTACGCCGTAATTGTTGTTCCGTGGCCCTTTCCTTCGGTCAAAGCAATGCTCGATGATTTGACGGAAACAATAATTTATGCGGACCAGCACGATGCCCATTTGGTGGAAGTAAGCCTTCCGGGGGCCAGTCAATTCTTTTCCCGGCCCCCGCTCTGCAACCTCGAAGAAATTTGGTCCGGGGTGGTTTCGACAATTCGCTCTCTTCGGGAAAAGAAGCAAATTCCTTTGCTGGTCAAACCCAGCATGTATGAAGAAAACCTCTATGAAAAGCGCAAGAACCTTCCGCGCATAATTGGGGTAGTAAAGAACTCTCCCACTGCCCATGCGGGTTTAAAACCAGGGGACCTGATTCTGGCCATCAACGGTTTGCCGGTATCCTCCAGACCCCAGGCCCGGGACATTTTGCATATCCACCATCTACATAGAGGTAACTCCGTTAAGCTATTGATCCAGTGCCAGGGTGATGTGAGGGAGGTAGAACTCCAACCGGATCATTTTGGTTACCCCTATGCGCCTGAAATCGACCATCACTTAGGGATTATTTTTATGGGTGCGGGGTTCCGCCCCAGCGTTTTAGAGAATTTGCAATCCCTAATTAATGCCCGCGGCGCCCGGAGAGTTTTGTTTTTGTCTTCGGCCTTGGTCCAACCGGTCTTCGAACAAACCCTGAATGAATCATCCTTATTGGGAGGGATTCAGATTCATGTGCGGATTCCCGCCAATCGCTTCTTCGGGGGAAATATTTTCATGGGAGATCTCCTGGTGGTGCAGGATTTCGTCGAGGCCATTCGGGAGTACCTGAAGCAGGAACCCCCGCCCGACCTGGTCGTCATCCCTTCATCGCCCTTCGCCCTTGGAGGTTGGGGAAGAGATTTAACCGGAAGGGTTTATACGGATATTGCCAGAGCCGTGCGCCTTCCGGTGGTTCTCCTCAATTGTGAACCGATTTATGATTAG
- a CDS encoding nitronate monooxygenase, which yields MENRVTEILGSEYPIIQGAMRLITMGEMAAAVSRSGGFGVIASSGLEGERLRAEIRKAQSLTNKPFGINIPIYRPNAFEALEIAIEEGVKTITTSAGDPVKLIKRVKEAGLRMLQVIATVEMAKKAEAGGADAVIAIGAEGGGHVGRDEISTMVLIPQVVDAVKIPVVAAGGIGDGRGWVSTFALGAEGIQMGTRFLATKECPISETHKQAILEAKDNSTMIAARKGYPIRVLKNKAAMTIRTMDESGAGQDEINTYVDKISREGGDDRDNKLMSAGQVAGLIQRIMTVEELILDMVAEARRVAQNLGKTF from the coding sequence ATGGAAAACCGGGTGACCGAGATCTTGGGTTCCGAGTATCCCATTATTCAAGGGGCGATGCGTTTGATCACCATGGGCGAAATGGCGGCGGCTGTATCCCGCAGCGGAGGCTTCGGGGTCATTGCCTCTTCGGGTCTGGAAGGAGAGAGGCTACGGGCGGAGATCCGCAAAGCCCAGTCACTTACCAACAAGCCTTTCGGGATCAACATTCCTATCTACCGGCCCAATGCCTTTGAAGCCCTGGAGATCGCTATCGAGGAAGGCGTAAAAACCATCACTACTTCGGCCGGCGATCCGGTGAAATTGATCAAAAGGGTCAAAGAAGCCGGGCTCAGGATGTTGCAGGTAATTGCCACCGTAGAGATGGCTAAAAAGGCAGAGGCGGGGGGGGCAGACGCAGTCATCGCTATCGGGGCTGAAGGGGGAGGCCATGTGGGCAGGGACGAAATTTCCACCATGGTTCTCATCCCGCAAGTCGTGGACGCGGTTAAAATCCCTGTGGTGGCTGCTGGGGGGATAGGGGATGGGCGGGGCTGGGTCTCGACCTTTGCCCTGGGTGCCGAAGGTATCCAGATGGGTACTCGCTTCCTGGCCACAAAAGAATGCCCCATCTCGGAAACTCACAAACAGGCAATCTTGGAAGCCAAGGATAATAGCACCATGATCGCTGCGCGCAAAGGCTATCCCATTCGGGTACTGAAGAACAAAGCGGCTATGACGATTCGGACTATGGATGAGAGCGGCGCCGGCCAGGATGAAATCAATACCTATGTGGATAAAATTTCCAGAGAGGGCGGGGATGACCGGGACAATAAGCTCATGTCCGCGGGACAGGTTGCTGGATTGATTCAAAGAATCATGACCGTCGAAGAACTGATTCTGGATATGGTGGCTGAAGCCAGAAGGGTCGCCCAAAATCTTGGAAAAACTTTTTAG